A genome region from Clostridium sp. JN-9 includes the following:
- the ligA gene encoding NAD-dependent DNA ligase LigA, with protein sequence MNNNDIEKRLNDIISELNKYAYEYYALDNPTVSDKEYDKKYDELVKLEKESGIVLPYSPTQRIGDTVLTDFQKYTHKAKLWSLDKAQGYDELDDWFYKNLKAWESYNSSHVDKLPEIKYILTKKFDGLTINITYDENGILVKAATRGTGEIGEDVTAQAKTIKSIPLKVDNNSVVEIHGEAVMTTEAFEEYNKNAQVPLKNLRNGAAGALRNLNVKETARRNLSAFFYDVGYNEGKPFKSYMEMMNFIKRLGLPVDKYIKKCSTLEEIKKEIEYIGSIRSSLNYDIDGVVMVIDDLKTRDMLGYTIKFPKWALAFKFEALETTTKLLDVEWNVGRSGRVTPTALLEPVELGGVTVKRATLNNMDDINRKGVRIGCEVFIRRSNDVIPEIMGIVDENLDNTIAIEPPKVCPYCKSAVVQDGVHYYCENTLSCKPQMVKSIVHFGSREAMNIEGFSEKTAEQLFEKLDIKSIADLYRIKKEQLLTLDKFADKKAENLIQSIEKSKKCELASFVYALGIPNVGKKTAKDIVNKFKTLHDLMKATKEELTTVQDVGEIVAESVVDFFKQEKIIKSINELLILGVKPYYINEKVKESAFSGKTVVVTGTLNNYSRTEIKEKLESLGANVSGSVSKKTDYVLAGAEAGSKLTKAEQLGVTIIDEQQFEKLINN encoded by the coding sequence TTGAATAATAATGATATTGAAAAAAGATTAAATGATATAATAAGCGAATTAAATAAATATGCCTATGAATATTATGCATTAGATAATCCAACTGTGTCTGATAAAGAATATGATAAAAAATATGATGAACTGGTTAAGCTGGAAAAAGAAAGCGGAATAGTGCTGCCATATTCTCCTACTCAGAGGATAGGAGATACGGTGCTCACTGATTTTCAAAAGTATACTCATAAAGCAAAATTATGGAGCCTTGATAAGGCTCAGGGATATGATGAGCTTGATGACTGGTTTTATAAGAATTTAAAAGCCTGGGAGTCATATAATTCTTCCCATGTGGATAAACTTCCTGAAATAAAATATATACTTACGAAAAAATTTGATGGCTTAACCATTAACATAACTTATGATGAAAATGGCATTCTGGTAAAGGCTGCTACAAGAGGCACTGGAGAAATAGGAGAGGATGTTACAGCTCAGGCCAAGACTATTAAATCCATTCCTTTAAAAGTAGATAATAATTCTGTTGTTGAAATTCATGGGGAAGCTGTTATGACAACAGAAGCATTTGAAGAGTACAACAAAAATGCACAGGTGCCTCTTAAAAACTTAAGAAACGGTGCAGCAGGAGCTTTAAGAAATTTAAATGTAAAGGAAACAGCTAGAAGAAATTTATCCGCATTTTTTTATGATGTAGGATATAATGAGGGAAAGCCATTTAAAAGTTACATGGAAATGATGAATTTTATCAAAAGACTTGGACTTCCAGTGGACAAATACATAAAAAAATGCAGTACTTTAGAGGAAATTAAGAAGGAAATAGAATATATTGGATCTATTAGAAGTTCATTGAATTACGATATTGATGGAGTTGTAATGGTAATAGATGATTTAAAAACAAGAGACATGCTTGGTTATACCATTAAATTTCCAAAGTGGGCTCTGGCCTTTAAATTTGAGGCATTGGAAACTACTACTAAACTTCTTGATGTTGAATGGAATGTTGGAAGAAGCGGAAGAGTTACACCTACAGCACTTTTAGAACCTGTAGAACTGGGAGGAGTAACTGTAAAAAGGGCAACTCTCAATAATATGGATGATATAAATAGAAAAGGTGTGAGAATTGGCTGTGAGGTTTTTATAAGAAGGTCAAATGATGTAATACCCGAAATCATGGGTATTGTTGATGAAAATCTGGATAATACTATTGCCATAGAACCTCCCAAGGTCTGCCCATATTGCAAAAGTGCAGTTGTACAGGATGGTGTGCACTATTACTGTGAAAATACTCTGTCCTGCAAGCCTCAAATGGTAAAAAGCATTGTACATTTTGGCAGCAGAGAGGCAATGAATATAGAGGGATTTAGCGAGAAAACCGCAGAACAGCTGTTTGAAAAACTGGATATAAAGTCAATTGCAGATTTATATAGAATCAAGAAAGAACAGCTCCTCACTTTAGATAAATTTGCAGACAAAAAAGCTGAAAATCTGATTCAATCTATTGAAAAAAGTAAAAAATGTGAATTAGCTTCATTTGTGTATGCATTAGGTATACCAAATGTAGGTAAAAAGACAGCAAAGGACATAGTAAATAAATTTAAAACATTACATGATTTAATGAAGGCAACTAAAGAGGAATTAACTACTGTACAGGACGTTGGAGAAATAGTTGCTGAAAGTGTAGTAGATTTTTTTAAACAGGAGAAAATAATAAAAAGTATAAATGAGTTACTAATTCTTGGAGTAAAACCATATTATATTAATGAAAAAGTTAAAGAAAGCGCCTTTAGCGGTAAAACCGTAGTTGTAACCGGCACCTTAAATAACTATAGCAGAACTGAAATTAAGGAAAAACTTGAGTCACTTGGTGCTAATGTTTCTGGAAGTGTCAGCAAAAAAACTGATTATGTTTTAGCAGGCGCAGAAGCAGGTTCAAAATTAACAAAAGCAGAACAGCTTGGAGTAACTATTATAGATGAGCAGCAGTTTGAAAAGTTAATTAATAATTAA
- a CDS encoding transposase, with protein sequence MINYSKLSYQIKRKLLTFSKKISINLSRPNYKFIAQMIYGISESQTVLLSGISRALKEDISLKKTIERLSNNLRTFDKQSVVINNYISEIKPYINDNTVFCVDGSEITKRNSKVLEAMGKVRDGSTGETNVNGYNCLEIAALTSKYSMPISVYSKMYSNIEKGFVSENEETFKGLNFIRQSFNNKGIKALDRGYDSRKFYEYFIDNKENFVIRAKGNRNVIHNGKVMNILKLANKYKGKFSTIVTNKAGRAKKCKFSFIQITLPDIPDKPLTLVVIRGFGKIPMMLISNIKPNDKKLTLAIIKVYIKRWKIEEYFRFKKQQFDFENIRVRSLNSIRTMNLFLTLIIGFAATLSEKRGESALIICIQNISKRIYDIPDFNYYALADGIYAVLKKTHTGIKNFIKPVSKTKTTQQLIMAQVLELVG encoded by the coding sequence ATGATTAATTATAGCAAATTATCGTACCAAATAAAAAGAAAATTATTAACTTTTTCAAAAAAAATCTCAATAAATTTATCAAGACCTAATTATAAATTTATTGCACAGATGATTTATGGAATTTCAGAAAGCCAGACTGTGCTTTTAAGTGGCATATCAAGAGCTCTTAAAGAGGATATCTCTTTAAAGAAAACCATTGAAAGACTTTCTAATAACCTTAGAACGTTTGATAAACAAAGTGTTGTAATAAACAACTACATTTCTGAAATAAAACCATACATTAATGACAATACAGTATTTTGCGTTGATGGTTCTGAAATCACAAAACGTAATAGTAAAGTTTTAGAAGCTATGGGCAAGGTACGTGATGGCAGCACAGGTGAAACCAATGTCAATGGATATAATTGTCTTGAAATTGCTGCACTTACAAGTAAGTATAGTATGCCTATATCTGTGTACTCAAAAATGTATTCAAACATTGAAAAAGGCTTTGTAAGTGAGAATGAAGAAACTTTTAAAGGATTAAATTTTATTAGACAAAGTTTTAATAATAAGGGCATTAAAGCTCTTGATAGGGGTTATGATAGCAGAAAGTTTTATGAATACTTTATAGATAATAAAGAAAACTTTGTTATTCGAGCAAAAGGCAATAGAAATGTTATTCATAATGGTAAAGTTATGAATATACTTAAACTTGCAAACAAGTATAAAGGAAAGTTTTCGACTATAGTCACCAATAAAGCTGGTAGGGCTAAAAAATGCAAATTTAGCTTTATACAAATAACATTGCCAGATATACCTGATAAGCCTCTTACACTTGTAGTAATAAGAGGCTTTGGCAAAATACCTATGATGCTTATCAGCAATATTAAGCCTAATGATAAGAAATTAACCTTAGCTATAATTAAGGTTTACATTAAACGTTGGAAGATAGAAGAATATTTCAGATTTAAAAAACAGCAGTTTGATTTTGAAAATATAAGAGTAAGAAGTTTAAATTCAATAAGAACTATGAATTTATTTCTAACCTTAATTATAGGTTTTGCTGCAACACTTTCAGAAAAAAGAGGAGAAAGTGCATTAATCATATGCATTCAAAACATATCTAAGCGTATTTATGATATACCTGATTTTAATTATTATGCATTAGCTGATGGTATTTATGCAGTATTAAAGAAAACGCATACTGGTATTAAAAATTTTATTAAACCGGTTTCCAAAACCAAGACTACACAACAACTAATTATGGCTCAGGTACTAGAATTAGTAGGATAA
- the gatC gene encoding Asp-tRNA(Asn)/Glu-tRNA(Gln) amidotransferase subunit GatC has translation MSVSKKDVEYVAELSRLNFSEKEKESLVGDLNQILNYMDKLNELNTDNVDIIVNPYYIENKFREDEVQESMDLKSVIENAPQNLEEYIVVPKIIE, from the coding sequence ATGTCAGTTTCAAAAAAAGATGTGGAATATGTTGCAGAGCTTTCCAGACTGAACTTTTCTGAAAAGGAAAAAGAAAGCTTAGTTGGAGATTTAAATCAGATATTAAATTATATGGATAAACTAAATGAACTTAATACAGATAATGTAGATATTATTGTAAATCCTTACTATATTGAAAACAAATTCAGAGAAGATGAAGTGCAGGAATCTATGGATCTTAAGAGTGTTATAGAAAATGCACCACAAAATCTTGAAGAATATATAGTAGTTCCTAAGATAATTGAATAG
- the gatA gene encoding Asp-tRNA(Asn)/Glu-tRNA(Gln) amidotransferase subunit GatA, with protein sequence MELNKLTAHQLKDLIAKKEVKVEEVTKAYIDRVKSIDDKTGAFLYLAEEEAINHSKLLDEKISKNENLNALSGIPVGIKDNISVTGMQNTCASKILLGYKSPYDAHVIEKIKKADGIIIGKLNMDEFAMGSSTENSAFKLARNPWNLETVPGGSSGGSAAAVAACEAPLSLGTDTGGSVRQPASLCGVVGLKPTYGRVSRSGVVAFGSTLDQVGTFGKDVEDCALLTQCIAGMDSKDFTTTDIPVDNYKDSLQKDLKGKKIGIPKEFFKEGLDDGVRKAVEEAIKVLEENGAEVKPCSLPLAEYGLSAYYVIACAEASSNLARFDGIRYGHRTKDPKDSIDIYFKSRSEGFGDEVKRRIMLGTYVLSAGYYDAYYKKALKVRNLIKQDFQRVFKEFDAIVSPTSPTTAFKIGERKEDILAMYLSDIYTVPVNVAGVPAISVPCGFSNGLPVGLQIIGDYFKEDTLFNVAYSYEQSTKWHNMLADL encoded by the coding sequence ATGGAATTAAATAAGCTAACAGCCCACCAATTGAAAGATTTAATTGCCAAAAAGGAAGTTAAAGTTGAAGAAGTAACCAAGGCTTATATTGATAGAGTAAAAAGTATAGATGATAAAACAGGAGCATTTTTGTATCTGGCTGAAGAAGAAGCAATAAATCATTCAAAATTACTGGATGAAAAAATATCAAAAAATGAAAATTTAAATGCATTAAGCGGAATTCCCGTTGGAATAAAGGATAATATAAGTGTTACAGGTATGCAGAATACCTGTGCTTCAAAAATTCTTTTGGGGTATAAGTCGCCTTATGATGCTCATGTTATTGAAAAAATAAAAAAGGCAGATGGAATAATAATAGGAAAGCTTAATATGGATGAGTTTGCAATGGGATCATCTACTGAAAACAGTGCCTTTAAATTAGCAAGGAACCCATGGAACTTAGAAACAGTACCTGGAGGATCTTCAGGGGGATCTGCAGCAGCAGTAGCTGCATGTGAAGCACCTTTATCACTTGGAACAGATACAGGCGGATCTGTCAGGCAGCCTGCTTCACTTTGCGGAGTTGTTGGATTAAAGCCTACCTATGGAAGAGTTTCCAGAAGCGGAGTAGTTGCCTTCGGATCAACTTTGGATCAGGTAGGTACCTTTGGTAAGGATGTAGAGGATTGTGCACTTTTAACGCAGTGCATTGCTGGAATGGATTCTAAGGATTTTACAACTACAGATATACCTGTTGATAATTATAAAGACAGCCTGCAGAAGGATTTAAAAGGGAAAAAAATAGGTATACCAAAGGAATTTTTCAAAGAAGGACTAGATGATGGAGTTAGAAAGGCCGTAGAAGAAGCTATAAAGGTATTAGAGGAAAATGGTGCAGAGGTAAAGCCATGTTCTCTGCCATTAGCTGAATATGGCTTGTCAGCATATTATGTTATTGCCTGTGCTGAAGCTTCATCTAATCTTGCAAGATTTGACGGAATCAGATATGGACATAGGACCAAAGATCCAAAGGATTCTATAGATATATACTTTAAGTCAAGAAGTGAAGGCTTTGGAGACGAAGTAAAGAGAAGGATAATGCTTGGAACATATGTGCTTTCAGCAGGATATTATGATGCATATTATAAAAAGGCATTAAAGGTTAGAAATTTAATTAAACAGGATTTCCAAAGGGTATTTAAAGAGTTTGATGCAATAGTGTCTCCTACATCTCCAACTACAGCATTTAAAATTGGAGAAAGAAAAGAAGATATTTTGGCTATGTATTTATCAGATATATATACAGTGCCTGTTAATGTTGCCGGAGTTCCTGCAATTTCAGTACCATGTGGTTTTTCAAATGGATTGCCTGTGGGTCTTCAAATTATAGGAGATTATTTCAAAGAGGACACACTTTTTAATGTGGCATACAGCTATGAACAGTCAACTAAATGGCATAACATGCTAGCGGATTTATAG
- the gatB gene encoding Asp-tRNA(Asn)/Glu-tRNA(Gln) amidotransferase subunit GatB: protein MEFEPVIGLEVHVELSTKTKIYCGCSTEFGGKPNSHVCPICLGLPGALPQLNKEVVSYAIKAGLALNCEITKVCRMDRKNYFYPDCPKNYQITQDEFPICRNGFIEIELENGSVKKIGIERIHMEEDAGKLLHTPAGTLVDFNRAGVPLIEIVSKPDIRSAEEATLYLQKLKSILSSVGVSDCKMEEGSLRCDGNISVMPKGSSVFGVRSEIKNVNSFKSLEKAFQYEFERQTKAIENGEKLTTETRRWDEAAGITSIMRSKEAANDYRYFPEGDLVTINISDEWIENVRKTIPELPHEKKERFIKEFGIPKYDASVLTLTMDMANYFEDTAKLSGDPKAASNWLMGDISRLMNEKLMSVNDLKFTPKQLAQLIKLINSSTISNNIGKKVLQYMFETGEDPDKIVKEKGLIQNSDEGAILEVVKKVLDENTQSVEDYKNGKKRAVGFVIGLVMKETKGKANPKIVNKLVNEEINKR from the coding sequence ATGGAATTTGAACCAGTTATAGGATTAGAAGTTCACGTTGAACTTTCAACAAAAACTAAAATCTACTGTGGATGCAGTACTGAATTTGGAGGAAAGCCTAACAGCCATGTGTGCCCAATCTGCTTAGGCCTGCCAGGCGCATTACCTCAGTTAAATAAAGAAGTAGTTTCCTATGCCATTAAGGCAGGACTTGCTTTAAATTGTGAAATAACCAAGGTATGCAGAATGGATAGAAAAAATTACTTTTATCCAGACTGCCCTAAAAATTACCAAATTACTCAGGATGAATTTCCTATATGCAGAAATGGATTTATTGAGATAGAATTAGAAAATGGCAGTGTTAAAAAAATAGGTATTGAAAGGATACATATGGAGGAGGATGCAGGAAAACTTCTTCATACACCAGCTGGAACTCTTGTGGATTTTAACAGAGCTGGAGTACCACTTATAGAAATAGTTTCTAAGCCTGATATAAGGTCTGCTGAGGAAGCTACTTTATATCTGCAGAAACTTAAAAGCATTTTATCATCAGTAGGTGTTTCTGACTGCAAAATGGAAGAAGGATCTTTAAGATGCGACGGAAATATATCTGTTATGCCAAAAGGGAGCAGTGTATTTGGTGTAAGAAGTGAAATAAAGAACGTTAACTCATTTAAGTCATTGGAGAAAGCATTCCAATATGAATTTGAAAGACAGACAAAAGCAATAGAAAATGGAGAAAAGTTAACCACTGAAACCAGAAGGTGGGATGAAGCAGCTGGAATTACATCAATTATGAGAAGCAAAGAGGCCGCAAATGATTATAGATACTTCCCTGAAGGTGATTTAGTTACCATAAATATAAGTGATGAATGGATTGAAAATGTAAGAAAGACTATACCTGAACTTCCACATGAAAAGAAAGAAAGATTTATAAAGGAGTTTGGTATACCTAAATATGATGCTTCTGTGCTTACATTAACAATGGACATGGCAAATTACTTTGAAGATACAGCTAAGCTGAGCGGGGATCCTAAGGCTGCATCAAACTGGCTCATGGGTGACATTTCCAGACTAATGAATGAGAAGTTAATGAGCGTTAATGATTTGAAGTTTACTCCAAAACAACTTGCACAGTTAATTAAACTTATTAATTCATCAACTATATCTAACAATATAGGTAAAAAAGTCCTTCAATATATGTTCGAAACTGGTGAAGATCCAGATAAAATTGTTAAAGAAAAGGGACTTATTCAAAATAGCGATGAGGGTGCTATATTAGAAGTAGTAAAAAAGGTATTAGATGAGAATACTCAATCTGTAGAGGATTATAAAAACGGCAAGAAAAGAGCTGTTGGCTTTGTTATTGGACTTGTAATGAAGGAAACAAAAGGAAAAGCTAACCCTAAAATAGTTAATAAATTAGTTAATGAAGAGATAAATAAAAGATAA
- a CDS encoding ABC transporter substrate-binding protein translates to MKKLLCILLILCLCGLNGCVEKKKAVISNDNYDNSIIYNIGKIPDSLFSLDNKTDSSILPALFQGLVKYDSNNNIEGALAEKYIISDDKLTYKFIIRSDAKWSDGSKITANDFVNFFKEYIKRNIDNNDNLDCIFGVKEYRTSQNSFSNAAINAVDENTFQIRLNYPCDYLLSMLTLPEYTLRNIDTNLDKWKDNYKQIKYSGPYIIKSIDSKGNINLDKNNCYWHKDNVINSNLVFSTIDNDEAAFANLITGKINVLRDPPINQIGDLKSNDSINFLKGNTIAALAFNLNRKPSDSSNIYTLNNDFRSAVSLYLDRGTICSDILKNKYDPSVNYLNYNDNASLNKAYFQKKSSSDKADELIEKIKLPKGHTFDLIYVDSIENKLLCDTVISQINNDKLNLNIHAAACNEEEYKQRITTGKYDMALIEIHKDFDSPISLLKKWEKNSPFNSFGYNNEKFNNIMVKLNFEKNDNIKSQYIHDGEDILMNELPFIPVGIKRNILCSKNNINGLFINKNENLIFEGAYITK, encoded by the coding sequence ATGAAAAAGCTTTTATGTATTTTATTAATTTTATGTCTTTGCGGCTTAAATGGATGTGTTGAAAAAAAGAAAGCAGTAATAAGCAATGATAATTATGACAATTCCATAATTTATAATATTGGTAAAATACCAGATAGCCTTTTCTCTTTAGATAATAAAACGGACAGCAGTATTCTGCCTGCTCTTTTTCAGGGGCTTGTTAAATATGATAGTAATAATAATATAGAAGGGGCTCTGGCTGAGAAATATATTATTAGTGATGATAAATTAACTTATAAATTTATCATTAGAAGTGATGCTAAATGGAGCGATGGAAGCAAAATAACAGCAAATGATTTTGTTAACTTTTTTAAGGAATATATAAAAAGAAATATTGATAATAATGATAATTTAGATTGTATCTTTGGAGTAAAGGAATATAGAACATCCCAAAACAGCTTTAGTAATGCTGCAATTAATGCAGTGGATGAAAATACATTTCAGATAAGATTAAATTATCCTTGTGATTATCTGTTAAGTATGCTTACTTTACCAGAATATACTTTAAGGAATATTGACACTAATCTGGATAAATGGAAGGATAATTATAAGCAGATAAAATATTCAGGCCCATATATAATTAAATCTATTGATTCTAAGGGCAATATAAATTTAGATAAAAATAACTGCTACTGGCATAAGGATAATGTAATAAACAGCAATTTGGTTTTTTCTACAATAGATAATGATGAAGCTGCCTTTGCAAATCTCATTACCGGGAAAATAAATGTCTTAAGGGATCCTCCAATAAATCAAATTGGAGATTTAAAATCAAATGACAGTATAAACTTTTTAAAGGGAAACACTATAGCAGCTTTAGCATTTAATTTAAACAGAAAACCTAGTGACAGCAGTAATATATATACATTGAATAATGATTTCAGAAGTGCTGTATCCTTATATTTAGACAGAGGTACAATATGCAGTGACATATTAAAAAATAAATATGATCCCTCAGTTAATTATCTAAACTATAACGATAATGCCTCACTAAATAAAGCATATTTTCAAAAGAAAAGTTCTAGTGATAAGGCAGATGAATTAATTGAAAAAATTAAATTACCTAAGGGGCATACATTTGATTTAATATATGTGGACTCTATAGAAAATAAATTATTATGTGATACTGTGATTTCTCAAATTAATAATGACAAGCTGAATTTAAATATACATGCAGCAGCCTGCAATGAGGAAGAATACAAACAAAGAATAACTACTGGGAAATATGATATGGCACTTATAGAAATTCATAAGGATTTTGATTCTCCAATATCATTATTAAAAAAGTGGGAAAAGAATTCGCCATTTAACAGCTTTGGATATAATAATGAAAAGTTTAATAATATTATGGTAAAATTGAATTTTGAAAAAAATGATAATATAAAAAGTCAGTATATTCATGATGGAGAAGATATACTAATGAATGAACTCCCATTTATACCTGTAGGTATTAAAAGAAATATTTTGTGTAGTAAGAATAATATAAATGGTTTATTTATTAATAAAAATGAAAACTTAATTTTTGAAGGAGCCTATATTACGAAATAA
- a CDS encoding hydroxymyristoyl-ACP dehydratase has protein sequence MMNINCSNKCEFEENGKCTLNHIIPGSLICGISNDCAYFSPKRQYKNKENSQ, from the coding sequence ATGATGAACATCAATTGCTCAAATAAATGTGAATTTGAGGAAAACGGCAAATGCACCTTAAATCACATTATCCCTGGATCATTGATTTGTGGTATAAGTAATGATTGTGCATATTTTTCTCCTAAAAGGCAATACAAAAATAAAGAAAACAGCCAATAA
- a CDS encoding AIR synthase family protein, translating into MKSGKLDWDILKNIIDNSRGAAREEVRIRSGIGEDCSVVKFGQYECVLSTDPITGAQLNSGKLAVNINCNDVASCGVEPLGILVTILAPEKTELKQIKDLMTEISSEAKKLNVEILGGHTEVTAAVNKMIISCTVIGRTLSGKAVATSGAECDDDIIVTKDLCLEGTSIIANDYTHLLKDFLTENEINEAKKYMDNISVLKEGKLCGEFGVHSMHDITEGGILGAIWEVAEASKTGFEIFTDSIPLTAVSSKICNRFNIDPLRFISSGSMLITAAHGEKLIKILRENGIKATIIGKITKDKGILVNSDKKVEVSPPERDELFIFKERYK; encoded by the coding sequence ATGAAAAGCGGAAAATTAGATTGGGATATTTTAAAGAATATAATTGACAATTCAAGAGGAGCTGCACGAGAAGAGGTTAGAATCAGAAGCGGTATTGGTGAAGACTGCAGTGTGGTAAAGTTTGGTCAGTATGAATGTGTTTTATCTACAGATCCAATAACTGGAGCTCAATTAAATTCTGGAAAATTAGCAGTTAATATAAATTGTAATGATGTAGCCTCTTGCGGGGTTGAGCCTTTAGGTATCCTTGTAACAATATTGGCTCCTGAGAAAACAGAACTAAAGCAGATAAAAGATTTAATGACTGAAATAAGCAGTGAAGCAAAAAAGTTAAATGTGGAGATACTTGGGGGTCATACTGAGGTAACTGCTGCCGTTAATAAAATGATAATATCATGTACGGTAATAGGCAGAACACTTAGCGGAAAAGCTGTGGCTACCAGCGGGGCTGAGTGTGATGATGATATTATTGTTACAAAAGACCTATGCCTGGAGGGAACAAGTATAATTGCAAATGATTATACACATCTATTAAAAGATTTTTTAACTGAAAATGAAATAAATGAAGCAAAGAAATATATGGATAATATAAGTGTTTTAAAAGAAGGCAAATTATGCGGTGAATTTGGAGTTCACTCCATGCATGATATTACTGAGGGTGGAATATTAGGAGCCATCTGGGAGGTTGCAGAAGCCAGTAAAACAGGATTTGAAATTTTTACAGACTCAATTCCACTAACAGCAGTAAGCAGTAAGATATGCAATAGGTTTAATATTGATCCTCTTAGATTTATTTCCTCAGGAAGTATGCTTATTACTGCAGCACATGGAGAAAAGCTGATTAAAATTTTAAGAGAAAATGGAATTAAAGCCACTATTATTGGAAAAATTACAAAGGATAAAGGTATATTAGTTAATTCAGATAAAAAAGTTGAAGTTTCCCCGCCAGAAAGAGATGAATTATTTATTTTCAAGGAAAGATATAAATAA
- the rph gene encoding ribonuclease PH — MRIDGRKNDQIRNVKITRNYTKYAEGSVLVESGDTKVICTASIEEKVPVFLKGKGEGWITCEYNMLPRATQVRKPRDISRGKIDGRTMEIQRLIGRALRSVVDLKALGEKTIWIDCDVIQADGGTRTASISGAFVALVDAVNKMHKKSPFNIYPVRNFVSAVSVGIVNNEKLLDLCYAEDSNAMVDMNVVLTDKNEFIEIQGTGEQRPFSRHELNELLDLAEKGAKHIIDVQKNSLKMDSLWIGTGDEK, encoded by the coding sequence ATGAGAATTGATGGAAGAAAGAATGATCAAATAAGAAATGTTAAGATTACAAGAAATTACACAAAATATGCAGAAGGTTCAGTTTTAGTAGAAAGCGGAGATACAAAAGTCATCTGTACTGCATCTATTGAGGAAAAGGTGCCTGTATTTTTAAAGGGAAAGGGAGAAGGCTGGATTACATGTGAATACAATATGCTTCCAAGAGCAACACAAGTAAGAAAACCACGTGATATCAGCAGAGGGAAAATAGATGGAAGAACCATGGAGATCCAAAGACTCATAGGAAGAGCATTAAGGTCTGTAGTGGATTTAAAAGCACTTGGCGAAAAAACCATATGGATTGACTGCGATGTAATTCAGGCAGATGGAGGGACAAGAACTGCTTCAATATCGGGGGCCTTCGTAGCACTTGTGGATGCAGTAAACAAAATGCATAAAAAATCTCCATTTAATATTTATCCTGTAAGAAATTTTGTAAGCGCTGTCAGTGTTGGTATTGTTAATAATGAGAAGCTTTTGGATCTTTGTTATGCAGAGGATTCAAATGCTATGGTGGATATGAATGTAGTATTAACTGATAAAAATGAGTTTATTGAAATACAGGGAACAGGAGAACAAAGGCCTTTTTCAAGACATGAGCTTAATGAACTGCTTGATTTGGCAGAAAAAGGAGCAAAACATATTATTGATGTTCAAAAGAACAGTTTAAAAATGGATTCATTATGGATAGGGACAGGTGATGAAAAATGA
- a CDS encoding XTP/dITP diphosphatase codes for MKRLVVASNNQHKIEEIKAMLSKYNISIISLKEAGLDIDVEEDGNTFMENAYKKAFEISKILKDDMILADDSGLMVDALGGAPGIYSARFSGEHGNYKKNNEKLKALMLGKPKEERKAQFVCAMVLIAGKKQIIKVHGSINGYIIEEEKGHSGFGYDPLFYVPEYGLTFAEMDASFKNKISHRRKALEKLDKEIKGIIQEE; via the coding sequence ATGAAGAGATTAGTAGTAGCCAGCAATAATCAGCATAAAATTGAGGAAATTAAGGCAATGCTTAGTAAGTACAATATATCTATAATTTCATTAAAGGAAGCAGGATTAGATATTGATGTAGAGGAAGATGGAAATACATTCATGGAAAATGCATATAAAAAGGCCTTTGAAATATCAAAAATACTAAAAGATGACATGATATTAGCAGATGATTCAGGATTAATGGTGGATGCATTAGGAGGAGCGCCTGGAATATATTCAGCCAGATTCAGCGGAGAACATGGAAATTATAAAAAGAATAATGAAAAATTAAAAGCTTTAATGCTTGGGAAACCAAAGGAGGAGAGAAAGGCTCAGTTTGTATGTGCTATGGTGTTAATAGCAGGTAAAAAACAAATAATTAAGGTACATGGAAGTATAAATGGATATATAATAGAAGAGGAAAAGGGACATAGTGGTTTTGGGTATGATCCATTATTCTATGTTCCTGAATATGGTCTCACATTTGCAGAGATGGATGCCTCATTTAAAAATAAAATAAGTCATAGAAGGAAAGCATTGGAAAAATTAGATAAGGAAATTAAGGGTATAATACAGGAGGAATAA